The Malus sylvestris chromosome 12, drMalSylv7.2, whole genome shotgun sequence genome contains a region encoding:
- the LOC126592012 gene encoding pentatricopeptide repeat-containing protein At5g02830, chloroplastic — protein sequence MREFIILSYFSYSSSSSIATLPNPHAANNHHSTRPYKDNTNKPLSLPPSKSSPPISTLHSRPPPLSAVHWDPNKTHLCYFADLASKLARDGKLQDFAMIVESVVLSGVRGSEFTAALRVELVAKGISGFLKEGKMGGVVDVLSKVDELGVPPLKLFDGYAMELLGRQCRRLLKCGQVQELVELMDVLQGFHFPIKELLEPYEVIKVCVDKRCPKLAIRYACIFPHAHILFCYIMNEFGKRRALESALTAYEASKENLSGSNMYVHRTIIDVCGVCKDYMKSRYIYEDLLKQKVTPNIYVFNSLMNVNAHDLTYTFHVYRSMKNLGVRADMACYNILLKACCLAGRVDLAQDIYREVQHLESTGVLKLDVFTYSTIVKVFSDAKLWHMALKVKEDMLSAGVMPNTVTWSSLISACANAGLVEKAIQLFEEMLLAGSEPNSQCFNILLHACVEACQYDRAFRLFQSLKSKNYKGLSFKPTTTTYNTMMKACGTDYYHAQALMDEMRTIGLYPNQISWSILADICGSSGNVDGALQILTNMRAGGMKPDVVAYTTAIKVCVEGGSLELALSLFAEMKKYQIHPNFVTYNTILRARSRYGSVSEVQQCLAIYRDMRNAGYKSNDRFLEQLIEEWCEGVIQDSNAKQGEFSSHDKTDIGRPGSLLLEKVAEHLQKHTAETLAVDLQGLTKVEARIVLLAVLRMIKENYSSGHSVKEDMLIVVGVHDVDGGSTTQNLEVKDAITKLLQDELGLKVLATGPKTGLDTTIGAENITDSDQDSEEMTSRNELTTDLIYSTRRPVALERLKVTRGSLLQWLRKRSAPRR from the exons ATGAGAGAGTTCATAATCCTCAGCTACttctcttattcttcttcttcctccattgCCACTCTTCCGAATCCCCATGCCGCCAACAACCACCACTCCACCAGACCCTACAAAGACAACACCAACAAACCCTtatccctccctccctccaaaTCCTCCCCTCCAATCTCCACCCTCCATTCCCGCCCCCCTCCCCTCTCCGCCGTCCACTGGGACCCCAACAAAACCCACCTCTGCTACTTCGCCGACCTCGCCTCAAAACTCGCCCGTGACGGAAAGCTTCAGGATTTCGCCATGATTGTCGAAAGCGTCGTGCTTTCGGGCGTCAGGGGATCCGAGTTCACGGCGGCGCTCAGGGTTGAGCTGGTGGCGAAGGGCATTTCGGGGTTTTTGAAAGAGGGGAAGATGGGGGGCGTTGTTGATGTGCTGAGTAAGGTTGATGAGCTCGGGGTTCCACCGTTGAAGCTGTTTGATGGGTACGCCATGGAGTTGCTGGGGAGACAGTGTCGCCGGCTTTTGAAATGTGGGCAAGTGCAGGAACTTGTTGAGCTCATGGACGTTCTTCAAg GTTTTCATTTCCCGATCAAAGAACTGCTGGAGCCATATGAAGTTATCAAAGTTTGTGTAGATAAACGCTGCCCGAAATTGGCAATAAG GTATGCTTGTATTTTTCCACATGCGCATATTTTATTCTGCTACATTATGAATGAATTTGGAAAGAGAAGGGCGTTGGAGTCTGCTTTGACAGCATATGAAGCATCCAAGGAAAACCTGAGTGGTTCTAATATGTATGTCCATCGCACAATAATTGATGTATGTGGCGTCTGCAAAGACTACATGAAATCTAGGTACATCTATGAG GACTTGCTCAAACAGAAGGTCACTCCGAATATTTATGTTTTCAACAGTCTCATGAATGTAAACGCACATGATTTGACCTACACATTCCATGTTTACAGGAGTATGAAG AATCTTGGCGTCAGAGCAGATATGGCATGTTATAATATCCTCTTAAAGGCATGTTGTCTTGCTGGGCGAGTTGATTTGGCACAGGATATTTACAGAGAAGTACAGCATTTGGAATCAACGGGAGTGTTGAAGTTGGATGTCTTCACGTACAGCACTATTGTAAAG GTCTTTTCAGATGCAAAATTGTGGCACATGGCTCTAAAAGTCAAAGAAGACATGCTATCTGCAGGTGTTATGCCTAATACAGTTACATGGTCGTCATTGATCAGCGCCTGTGCAAATGCAGGTCTTGTTGAGAAGGCAATTCAATTGTTTGAAGAGATGCTTCTGGCTGGCTCTGAACCTAATTCACAGTGTTTTAACATCCTTCTACATGCTTGCGTCGAGGCTTGCCAGTACGATAGGGCTTTTCGGCTTTTCCAGTCTTTGAAGAGCAAAAACTACAAAG GGCTTTCTTTCAAACCCACAACTACAACGTACAATACTATGATGAAGGCCTGTGGTACTGACTACTACCATGCACAAGCACTAATGGATGAGATGAGAACAATAGGTCTTTATCCTAATCAAATAAGCTGGTCGATTTTGGCTGATATCTGCGGAAGCTCAGGAAATGTCGATGGTGCTTTGCAG ATTTTGACAAATATGCGTGCAGGTGGGATGAAACCTGATGTTGTTGCATACACAACAGCTATCAAG GTCTGTGTGGAAGGTGGAAGTTTAGAGCTAGCATTGTCGCTGTTTGCAGAAATGAAAAAATATCAGATACACCCAAATTTT GTGACATATAATACAATTCTGAGAGCTCGTAGTAGATACGGTTCTGTGAGCGAAGTGCAACAATGCCTGGCTATATACCGGGACATGCGGAATGCGGG TTACAAATCTAACGATCGTTTCCTAGAGCAACTGATTGAGGAGTGGTGTGAAGGAGTTATACAAGACAGCAATGCCAAACAAGGAGAGTTCAGTTCCCATGACAAAACTGACATAGGGAGACCTGGAAGTCTGCTGCTTGAAAAAGTTGCAGAACACTTGCAAAAGCATACTGCCGAAACCTTAGCAGTTGACCTTCAAGGACTGACAAAG GTTGAAGCTCGGATTGTTCTTCTTGCAGTTCTACGAATGATCAAAGAGAACTACAGCTCAG GGCATTCAGTAAAAGAAGACATGCTGATTGTTGTAGGAGTCCACGATGTTGATGGAGGCTCAACTACACAGAATTTAGAGGTGAAAGATGCAATAACGAAACTTCTGCAGGATGAATTGGGGCTCAAGGTTCTTGCAACAGGACCTAAAACGGGACTTGATACGACAATAGGAGCGGAGAACATTACTGATTCAGATCAAGATTCAGAAGAGATGACAAGTAGGAATGAATTAACGACTGACTTGATATATTCCACCAGACGACCCGTTGCACTAGAAAGGCTAAAGGTAACCAGGGGATCGTTGCTACAGTGGCTGCGGAAAAGAAGTGCCCCTAGAAGGTGA
- the LOC126591882 gene encoding zinc finger CCCH domain-containing protein 21-like, with amino-acid sequence MPPKQQSKADLAKKQKIVEDKTFGLKNKNKSKNVQKYVQSLKQSVEPKPNPSKTAVKKKKEEEKAKDKELNELFKVAISQPKVPVGVDPKSILCEFYKAGQCAKGFKCKFSHDLNVQRKGEKIDIYSDKRDNEETMEAWDQETLEKVVESKKNEYKQNKPTDIVCKYFLEAVEKKQYGWFWVCPNGGKNCHYRHALPPGYVLKSQMKALLEEESEKIPIEEEIENQRAKLTTSTPMTPELFMQWRKKKIAERDAGLAAQTAERAKNDRMSGRELFLSDSSLFVDDAEAHGNYQREQEPAVSEKKANENSNGHGPSDSATAGGDAEVTNVDDDDELDIDELNELEASLTKVTIQEPGARA; translated from the exons ATGCCGCCGAAGCAGCAATCGAAGGCCGATTTGGCGAAGAAGCAGAAGATCGTAGAGGACAAGACCTTCGGGctcaagaacaagaacaagagcaAGAACGTGCAGAAGTATGTTCAGAGCCTCAAGCAATCTGTCGAGCCGAAACCCAATCCTTCCAAGACTGCCGTTAAG aagaagaaggaggaagagaaggccAAGGACAAGGAACTGAATGAATTATTTAAGGTTGCTATTAGTCAACCGAAAGTACCAGTTG GTGTTGATCCCAAGTCTATACTATGTGAGTTCTATAAAGCGGGGCAGTGCGCAAAAGGTTTCAAGTGCAAGTTCTCACATGATTTGAATGTTCAGAGGAAAGGAGAAAAGATTGACATTTACAGTGATAAGCGTGATAATG aagaaacaaTGGAGGCCTGGGATCAAGAAACTTTGGAGAAGGTGGTGGAGTCGAAAAAAAATGAGTACAAGCAGAACAAACCAACTGATATT GTCTGTAAATATTTTTTAGAAGCAGTGGAGAAGAAACAATATGGTTGGTTTTGGGTATGTCCCAATGGCGGTAAAAATTGCCATTACAGGCATGCTCTTCCTCCAGGATATGTTTTGAAGTCTCAGATGAAGGCTCTGTtagaggaagagagtgaaaagATACCCATTGAAGAGGAGATTGAAAATCAG CGTGCTAAATTGACAACTTCAACTCCTATGACTCCTGAGTTGTTCATGCaatggaggaagaaaaagatcgCAGAAAGAGATGCTGGCTTGGCTGCGCAAACGGCAGAGCGGGCTAAGAATGACCGCATGAG TGGCCGTGAACTATTTTTGTCAGATTCTAGCTTATTTGTGGATGATGCCGAGGCACACGGGAATTACCAAAGAGAGCAAGAACCTGCAGTTTCTGAAAAGAAG GCCAATGAAAACTCTAATGGACATGGACCAAGCGACTCAGCAACAGCTGGCGGTGATGCTGAAGTTACCAATGTCGATGACGACGACGAACTGGACATAGATGAGTTGAACGAGTTGGAAGCAAGCTTAACGAAGGTAACAATTCAAGAACCGGGTGCTCGTGCTTAG